Below is a window of Candidatus Binataceae bacterium DNA.
CTGATGATGTTCTTTCCCACGCGCACTGCCCTGGGTTACGCCAACAAGGCGGCGGCGTGCGCTGCCGCGCTCGCCGCAGGCGCCTATGCTGCGATCGCGATGCCGCACGTTTCGACCGCGCGGGCGCTGGTGATGGTGCTCGCCTACGCGCTCGCGGTGATCGCCGATCGCGCGCGCGCATTGCTCGCGAGTCTCGTGCTCGCGGCGATCCTGATCTGCCTGGCGATGCCGGGTTCGACCGCCGACATCGGCTTCCAGCTCTCGTTCGCCTCGGTGCTCGCGATCGTGCTCGGGATGCGCCGGTTCGCGCCGTGGTGGCGCCGCCGATTCTCCTCGCCCGATTCGGATCACATGCCCTCGCTCCTCCCGCGGATCGCCGCTGCCATTGCAGGCCACGTTGCGGTCTCGTTCTGGGCGCTGCTCGGCGTCGCGCCGCTGACCGCGTATCACTTCAACCAGTTCTCGACGGTCGGCGTGATCGCGAACTCGATCGTGGTGCCGGTGATGGCGCTTGGCGGAGTCGTGTGCGGTCTCGCGGCATGCGCGATAGGCCTTACCGGATCGACGAATCTCCAGAGAGCGTGCTGTTCACCGGCGATATCGAGGCTGCTGCCGAGCGGGAGCTGCTTGCGCGGACGCCGCCCGCGATGCTCGCTGCGACGGTGCTCCAAGGCGCCGCATCATGGCAGCCGCACGTCGTCCTCCGGAGCGTTCGTCGCGGCGGTGCGGCCGCAAGTCGTCGTGCTCTCGCTCGGCTATCGCAATTCGTTCGCCTTTCCGGCGCCCGAGGTCGTCGCTCGCTATCTGGCGGCCGGGGCGCGCGTCTTGCGGACCGACCAAAGCGGCGCGGTCAGCGTTGGGCTCGATCCAGGCGCGCCGATCCTGGTGCAGGCGTACAATTCCCGCGGAGTTGGTAGCATTCCGGGCGTGATGAAAGCGGGGCCCCGACAATTCGAAGCGGTCGGCCTAGCGGGGCGATAACATTTGACCCGTTTGCTCTGGCGGGCGGATTTCCTCAGGCTTGTCGCCGGCGGGTTCAGCGCGGCCGCACTGAGGGGCGTCGCGTTCGGCGGCGCGACGAAAAATTTGCAAGAGGCGGCGATGATGAATTCCGACAGCGCGATGCTCGCGCGGCCTATCCCGAAGAGCGGCGAGATGCTGCCGGTGATCGGACTTGGCACCTGGCGGACGTTCGATGTGGGCGACGTCGGCGGCGAAGCCGGCGCGCTGGGTAACCTGCGCGCGATTCTGCAGGCACTGTTCGACGGCGGCGCATCGGTGATCGATACGTCGCCGATGTACGGGCGGGCCGAAGCGGTCGTCGGCGAGTTGCTGGCGGCGATGCGCGCCCGCGAGCGCGCGTTTCTCGCGACCAAGGTCTGGACCTCGGGGCGCGGGCAGGGGATTGCGCAGATGCGGCGGTCGGCCGAACTGCTCAGGACGCGCGTCATCGACCTGATGCAGATTCACAACCTGGTCGATTGGCGCACGCAACTTGCGACGCTTCGCAAGATGAAGGAAGCGGGCGAGGTGAGATACATCGGAATTACCCACTACTCGCCCTCGGCATTTCCCGACCTCGCGGCCATCATCGAGCGCGAGGAGATCGATTTCGTGCAGTTGCCTTATTCGATCGACGTCCGCGAGGCGGAGCGGCGGATGCTG
It encodes the following:
- a CDS encoding ComEC/Rec2 family competence protein; translated protein: MAAGSAARLGPAAAANAPTAAPVRSPSPSIFASRAASAPVALPLALFLEVPPIYLIAIAILAGDALGVNHLAVPLWIAASIAAAAALLFMRRNAAAATGVALLAIAAGASMPAREAVAPHYPPDSVRHFADGASVVLEGQINQASQQFPDREYVFVEVERAGASASAVKPASGNVRLTIVGAPVPVRLGDEVEVAGALRFARNFGDPGEFDYEGYLAREGIAATMVLGATAHARLAILGHRSRFPASDFAAIRARIGAFIDTNLAGEQRAEMRALMIGDRGGISQALRQRFALTGLAHMLVISGLHLGFVAAAAFSVVRLLMMFFPTRTALGYANKAAACAAALAAGAYAAIAMPHVSTARALVMVLAYALAVIADRARALLASLVLAAILICLAMPGSTADIGFQLSFASVLAIVLGMRRFAPWWRRRFSSPDSDHMPSLLPRIAAAIAGHVAVSFWALLGVAPLTAYHFNQFSTVGVIANSIVVPVMALGGVVCGLAACAIGLTGSTNLQRACCSPAISRLLPSGSCLRGRRPRCSLRRCSKAPHHGSRTSSSGAFVAAVRPQVVVLSLGYRNSFAFPAPEVVARYLAAGARVLRTDQSGAVSVGLDPGAPILVQAYNSRGVGSIPGVMKAGPRQFEAVGLAGR
- a CDS encoding aldo/keto reductase yields the protein MNSDSAMLARPIPKSGEMLPVIGLGTWRTFDVGDVGGEAGALGNLRAILQALFDGGASVIDTSPMYGRAEAVVGELLAAMRARERAFLATKVWTSGRGQGIAQMRRSAELLRTRVIDLMQIHNLVDWRTQLATLRKMKEAGEVRYIGITHYSPSAFPDLAAIIEREEIDFVQLPYSIDVREAERRMLPLAAERQVAVMVNRPFGGGGLFRKLRGKALPPWAAEAGCGSWAQFFLKYIVSHPAVTCVIPATDDLAHLGEDLKGGRGPMPGDAARRRMVEYWDAM